The proteins below are encoded in one region of Triticum aestivum cultivar Chinese Spring chromosome 1B, IWGSC CS RefSeq v2.1, whole genome shotgun sequence:
- the LOC123091788 gene encoding uncharacterized protein — protein sequence MMERQDEAWCSCSPRQCRICHEEERDDGCVTATATATAMESPCGCSGSLKYAHRGCVQRWCDEKGSTVCEICLQNYEPGYTAAPKKTQVAHVAVTIRGSLEVPRQDYEAPEHAPLIGLDAAAGDPAYAECASAAGRSAAWCRSVTVTFTVVLLLRHLIALVTVGAANQYAFSLLTICLLRASGILLPFYVLMRLISAVQHGQMQYRLQMLQEQRRNASRMQHRVPGQGQRQHVILVV from the exons ATGATGGAGCGGCAGGACGAGGCGTGGTGCTCGTGCTCGCCGAGGCAGTGCAGGATTTGCCACGAGGAGGAAAGGGACGACGGCTGCGTaaccgcaaccgcaaccgcaaccgcCATGGAGTCTCCCTGCGGATGCTCTGGCTCCCTCAAG TATGCTCACAGGGGGTGCGTGCAGAGATGGTGCGACGAGAAGGGGAGCACCGTCTGCGAGATTTGCCTCCAG AATTACGAGCCTGGATACACCGCTGCTCCCAAGAAAACTCAAGTTGCTCATGTCGCAGTCACCATCAG AGGGAGCCTGGAGGTCCCAAGGCAGGATTATGAGGCACCGGAGCATGCCCCGTTGATCGGGCTCGACGCGGCGGCGGGCGACCCGGCCTACGCTGAGTGCGCGAGTGCCGCCGGCAGAAGTGCTGCCTGGTGCCGGTCGGTGACGGTGACG TTCACTGTTGTGTTGCTGCTGAGGCATCTCATTGCCCTGGTGACCGTCGGCGCCGCGAATCAATACGCCTTCAGCCTGCTGACG ATATGCTTGCTGAGGGCGAGTGGGATCTTGCTGCCGTTCTACGTCCTCATGCGGCTTATCTCCGCGGTGCAGCACGGCCAGATGCAGTACCGGCTGCAGATGCTCCAG GAGCAAAGAAGGAACGCATCAAGAATGCAACACAGGGTGCCTGGTCAGGGACAACGGCAGCATGTGATTCTTGTTGTGTGA